In Microvenator marinus, one genomic interval encodes:
- a CDS encoding 23S rRNA (pseudouridine(1915)-N(3))-methyltransferase RlmH produces MKIVVRSVGKTKDKRLKQLSEEYLKRSNHYLSVVAEEVREGSGRIEEIKAQEAANLTQGISPDSILISMDERGEEMTSEAFSKFIETHMIHGTRYIYFMIGGAAGLDPELMEQSQKRLSLSKMTLPHEMARTILFEQIYRAFTIIRGEPYHKD; encoded by the coding sequence GTGAAAATTGTTGTGCGCAGCGTAGGTAAGACGAAAGACAAACGCCTCAAACAACTCTCGGAAGAGTACCTGAAACGGTCCAACCACTACCTGAGTGTAGTCGCCGAAGAAGTTCGCGAAGGCAGCGGCAGAATCGAGGAAATCAAGGCCCAAGAGGCCGCAAACCTCACCCAGGGTATCTCGCCGGACTCCATCCTCATTTCGATGGATGAGCGTGGTGAAGAAATGACAAGTGAGGCCTTCTCCAAGTTCATCGAAACACACATGATTCATGGCACTCGATACATCTATTTTATGATCGGCGGGGCTGCAGGCCTCGACCCGGAGCTCATGGAGCAGTCTCAAAAACGACTTTCACTCTCAAAAATGACACTTCCTCACGAAATGGCCCGCACCATCCTCTTTGAGCAGATTTATCGAGCGTTTACGATCATCCGTGGAGAGCCCTACCACAAGGACTAG
- a CDS encoding pentapeptide repeat-containing protein → MRIVHSSQTLLLMLVLANCSSAPPSPNNSAPPEADTDEVAYEEDFGNNLIGVLYAYDKTKGTSFKDTPIVEIEGTYALTLLEAANETFPGDDPLLQHADKFLRKPGSKAAIADVPDAPNLPSAFLFIPTPIGEEDYYPGVVLNLGQPSFYGFEHDVFSDSPTLAEFPSLKDAEPEGKHVVFFGSSECMAASRMHDLLSRLPEAAQKHIYFVDGFKDKDLATSFGLVPAVPTLLVLDPAQGPQDIFYGGGDLRQVRHFMARNGFLDQAPALSTRIRSHTKATPVRTVSTVHHIQSEDLHGLDLRGASLFRATFGGVDLRGVDFTGADLRNAIFAHSNLEGANLEKTRLDDVRFWNSICPDGSPSKREKCPPNVEPEP, encoded by the coding sequence TTGCGGATTGTCCACTCTAGTCAAACGCTCCTGCTGATGCTGGTGCTCGCAAACTGCTCATCAGCTCCACCCTCTCCCAACAACTCGGCGCCTCCCGAAGCCGACACGGATGAGGTCGCCTACGAAGAAGACTTCGGAAACAATCTGATCGGGGTTCTCTACGCTTACGATAAGACTAAAGGGACAAGTTTTAAGGACACTCCGATTGTCGAGATTGAAGGAACCTATGCGCTAACCCTCCTCGAAGCGGCGAACGAGACTTTTCCGGGAGATGATCCTCTCCTACAACACGCGGATAAGTTCTTGCGAAAGCCTGGCTCCAAAGCCGCCATTGCAGACGTCCCCGACGCACCCAACCTACCCAGTGCCTTTCTCTTCATTCCAACGCCGATTGGAGAGGAAGACTACTACCCTGGAGTGGTTCTGAATCTTGGGCAGCCGAGTTTCTACGGGTTTGAGCATGACGTCTTTTCTGACTCTCCGACCCTCGCCGAGTTTCCATCACTTAAAGACGCAGAACCAGAAGGCAAACACGTCGTGTTTTTTGGGAGTTCTGAGTGCATGGCAGCGTCGCGCATGCACGACCTTCTATCGAGGCTCCCAGAGGCCGCACAGAAGCATATCTACTTTGTAGATGGGTTCAAAGATAAGGACTTGGCCACATCCTTTGGATTAGTTCCGGCCGTTCCAACACTGCTCGTTTTAGACCCTGCCCAAGGTCCGCAGGACATCTTCTACGGCGGTGGCGACCTACGTCAGGTCAGACATTTCATGGCGAGAAATGGATTCCTTGACCAAGCACCTGCACTCAGTACACGGATTCGCTCCCACACGAAGGCCACGCCAGTACGAACGGTCAGCACGGTCCACCACATCCAATCGGAAGACTTGCATGGTCTCGACCTCCGGGGTGCAAGCTTGTTTCGAGCAACTTTCGGTGGTGTGGACCTTCGAGGGGTGGACTTTACGGGTGCCGACCTTCGAAATGCCATCTTTGCTCACTCCAATTTGGAAGGTGCGAACCTTGAGAAAACGCGACTGGATGATGTGCGATTCTGGAACTCGATTTGTCCGGATGGAAGCCCGAGCAAACGTGAAAAATGTCCACCCAATGTCGAGCCTGAACCGTAG
- a CDS encoding HNH endonuclease: MEPALLLNATYEPLLVVDWKKAITLVILGKAEVLAAQDNSVRSATDEFLLPSVLRLFSRVRVPRRAVQFSRGNVYRRDGHRCQYCGVDQHETTLTFDHVLPRSRGGQTTWENIVTSCEPCNRRKGDLTPLEAEMPLLSKPKEPKWWPFSTSQWDGHHPERWKPYLWI, from the coding sequence ATGGAGCCGGCTTTACTACTGAATGCAACGTATGAGCCTCTACTTGTTGTAGACTGGAAAAAAGCAATCACCCTGGTCATCCTCGGCAAGGCCGAGGTATTGGCAGCCCAAGATAACTCGGTGCGCTCTGCGACGGACGAATTCCTGCTACCGTCGGTCCTGCGCCTCTTTTCTCGCGTCCGAGTTCCGAGGCGAGCCGTTCAGTTCTCCCGGGGAAATGTCTACCGGCGAGACGGCCACAGGTGCCAGTATTGTGGTGTGGACCAACACGAAACCACTTTGACCTTTGACCACGTCCTCCCTCGCAGCCGTGGCGGCCAAACCACGTGGGAGAATATTGTCACGAGCTGTGAGCCGTGCAACCGTAGGAAAGGCGACCTGACTCCCTTGGAAGCTGAAATGCCCTTGCTTTCAAAGCCCAAGGAGCCCAAATGGTGGCCGTTTTCTACTTCGCAATGGGATGGCCATCATCCAGAGCGTTGGAAGCCCTATTTGTGGATTTGA
- a CDS encoding ComF family protein: MFDLVFPHMCGACREFIKAAGICKICKNALFELGGGCEVCLEALDEEGRCANCETRPPVFKRLLAAWEYDGVAVEVLLRTKSSGDLTDLKSLVAEFKRTDACRTALGLGFHVAPVPALDAKVRKDGFELTTQIAKWCGFKARWPLKKVRDTLAQKGLDRGERELNVVGAFESKPVSGSWLLLDDVVTTGATMNSAAQALLDAGATEVFGLSLARTINLKEGAI; the protein is encoded by the coding sequence ATGTTCGATCTGGTTTTTCCACATATGTGCGGGGCGTGTCGAGAGTTTATCAAGGCGGCCGGCATCTGTAAGATTTGTAAGAATGCTCTCTTTGAACTCGGCGGCGGATGCGAAGTGTGTCTTGAGGCCTTGGACGAAGAAGGGCGTTGCGCAAATTGCGAGACGCGGCCTCCGGTTTTCAAAAGGCTCTTGGCGGCGTGGGAATACGACGGTGTGGCTGTGGAGGTATTGTTGCGCACAAAATCGAGTGGGGACCTGACCGACCTGAAGTCCCTTGTGGCCGAATTCAAACGCACAGACGCCTGCCGGACCGCGCTTGGGTTGGGTTTCCATGTGGCGCCAGTCCCGGCGTTGGACGCCAAGGTTCGAAAAGATGGCTTTGAACTCACCACTCAAATCGCCAAATGGTGCGGCTTTAAGGCCCGATGGCCCTTGAAGAAAGTGAGAGACACCTTGGCCCAAAAGGGGCTCGACCGCGGTGAGCGCGAACTCAATGTAGTAGGCGCATTCGAGTCAAAGCCGGTTTCAGGGTCATGGCTTCTCCTCGATGACGTGGTGACCACGGGTGCAACCATGAACTCGGCGGCTCAGGCGCTTTTGGACGCAGGTGCTACCGAAGTCTTCGGACTCTCCCTGGCCCGCACCATCAACTTAAAGGAAGGAGCTATCTGA
- the rimI gene encoding ribosomal protein S18-alanine N-acetyltransferase produces MILRAATETDLDAVHEIESESQSNPWSLKMFQDELHREERGLFWVVESGAVLGFAVFDLIRPDAELLNVSIRSVERGKGCGRHLLEGCLLELKERGFERVLLEVRSSNAAAIGLYSRLGFQTDGKRANYYDHPKEDAILMSLGLCG; encoded by the coding sequence ATGATTTTGAGAGCGGCGACTGAAACCGATCTTGATGCGGTGCATGAGATCGAATCTGAGTCTCAGTCGAATCCTTGGTCTCTCAAGATGTTTCAAGACGAGCTACACCGTGAAGAACGTGGGCTTTTTTGGGTGGTCGAATCGGGCGCTGTGCTCGGTTTTGCGGTTTTTGACCTGATCCGCCCGGATGCGGAGCTCTTGAACGTGTCTATTCGCTCCGTAGAGCGTGGAAAGGGCTGTGGTAGGCACCTGCTTGAGGGTTGCCTACTAGAACTCAAAGAGCGTGGCTTTGAGCGCGTCCTGCTTGAAGTGCGTTCCTCTAACGCCGCCGCTATTGGGCTCTATTCGAGGCTCGGATTTCAGACCGATGGCAAGCGGGCCAACTACTATGACCACCCGAAAGAGGACGCAATCTTGATGTCATTGGGTCTCTGTGGTTAG
- a CDS encoding PPC domain-containing protein: protein MRNPLHIALALGFVFYVGCAESEEGTPTIEASSSDVTKSDGKDDSSLEAVFVDMRFSGELLTSSTWNVDSSIETQLLYTIGHLNGDNSVGRLDKVDLENVQTERDGELYRVTYDATMQVAWGKKDQIPANYTFTLPKDLSNAGQDKFAELYSKTCVDFGASDVDAGSMWYYYRPASYRCNLAESDIIKTEASVEISSVNTTGKYPEYHKVWEDDVLKVVAIFGKYKDHATSSSDAGISAYNSFLRTMQTDLAQMSLVTEPAEVPYNPGVELPEVVFNAELADGKRVEIVALLVDNVREAGPEFTRRYEELSTKADLIAYNGHAGLGANIRALASKGKWTQGQYAIVFMNGCDTYAYIDGSLFEAHAAVNPDDPTGTKHLDLVTNAMPAFFREVSNSTVQFIRGLMDVDQPKTFEQIFAGVDSSQVIIVTGEQDNEFVPGGGEEPEVEAWQGLEQDGAVAKGEEVRVETPTLPAGAYQFVLSGDNDADLYVRVGNEPTSDAYDCRPYKAGSEELCVVELPAPAKIYAMVQGYATSSNFKLVAAPR from the coding sequence ATGAGAAACCCTCTTCATATCGCACTCGCCCTTGGATTTGTCTTTTATGTCGGATGTGCAGAATCCGAAGAAGGCACCCCAACCATTGAAGCCTCATCGAGTGACGTCACCAAATCGGACGGCAAAGACGACTCCTCGCTAGAGGCGGTCTTTGTGGACATGCGCTTTTCGGGCGAGCTCCTTACGAGCTCGACTTGGAACGTGGACTCTTCCATCGAGACTCAGCTCCTCTACACGATTGGGCACCTCAACGGTGATAACTCGGTCGGACGCCTCGACAAAGTGGATCTGGAGAACGTTCAGACCGAGCGCGACGGTGAGCTCTACAGAGTGACCTACGACGCCACGATGCAGGTTGCGTGGGGAAAGAAGGACCAGATTCCAGCCAACTACACCTTCACGCTTCCGAAAGACCTCAGCAATGCGGGACAGGATAAGTTCGCCGAGCTCTACAGCAAGACCTGCGTAGATTTCGGGGCTTCGGACGTGGATGCGGGCTCGATGTGGTACTACTATCGCCCTGCGTCATACCGTTGCAACCTCGCCGAAAGTGATATCATCAAAACCGAGGCAAGCGTTGAGATTAGCTCGGTCAACACCACCGGCAAGTACCCCGAGTATCACAAAGTTTGGGAAGACGACGTGCTCAAGGTCGTGGCTATCTTTGGCAAGTACAAGGACCACGCGACATCGAGCTCCGATGCGGGGATCTCGGCCTACAACTCATTCTTGCGCACCATGCAAACTGACCTCGCGCAGATGAGCCTTGTAACCGAGCCTGCCGAAGTCCCCTATAATCCTGGAGTCGAGCTTCCTGAAGTAGTCTTCAACGCCGAGCTCGCTGACGGTAAGCGCGTGGAAATTGTGGCCCTTCTGGTGGACAATGTTCGTGAAGCGGGCCCCGAGTTCACAAGGCGCTACGAAGAGCTTTCAACTAAGGCCGACCTCATCGCCTACAATGGCCACGCAGGCCTTGGCGCAAATATTCGTGCGCTCGCATCCAAAGGAAAGTGGACACAAGGGCAGTACGCCATCGTCTTCATGAACGGCTGCGACACCTATGCCTACATCGATGGATCACTCTTTGAGGCCCACGCCGCCGTCAATCCAGACGACCCAACCGGCACCAAACATCTAGACCTCGTGACCAATGCGATGCCAGCGTTCTTCCGCGAGGTCTCGAACTCCACAGTTCAATTCATCCGAGGCCTCATGGATGTGGACCAGCCCAAGACCTTCGAGCAAATTTTCGCCGGTGTTGATAGCTCACAGGTCATCATCGTGACCGGTGAACAGGACAATGAGTTCGTGCCAGGCGGTGGTGAGGAGCCGGAAGTTGAGGCATGGCAAGGGCTTGAGCAAGACGGCGCAGTGGCAAAAGGCGAGGAAGTGCGGGTGGAGACGCCAACTCTGCCTGCCGGCGCCTATCAGTTCGTCTTGAGCGGGGATAATGATGCCGACCTCTACGTTCGCGTAGGCAACGAGCCGACTTCAGACGCGTACGATTGCCGCCCTTACAAGGCTGGATCAGAAGAACTCTGCGTTGTTGAACTTCCCGCTCCAGCCAAAATCTACGCGATGGTTCAGGGCTATGCGACAAGCTCGAACTTCAAATTGGTCGCCGCCCCACGCTAA
- a CDS encoding BtpA/SgcQ family protein: MKQLKPKLFAHRLTPFRTNTREPLVIQIFEPTKKRIIGVIHVPALPGDALGTTRKAAFDAALRDLDALADSGVDGIIIENFGSVPFHKGTPSDPTPPHQISALAVLANIAKEGFPELKIGINCLRNDAKSALGAASASGADFIRVNVHASSFVTDQGIIESDAANTLTYRKLLGGNIGIMADILVKHSVPLGETDPARAAEECVGRGLADALIVSGHGTGAPVSLDVLRAAKSGAASAPVLIGSGLTLENAAELLAECDGAIVGTALKVDGITRNPVDPARVKALAAFFR; encoded by the coding sequence GTGAAGCAACTCAAGCCAAAGCTCTTCGCGCACAGGCTGACGCCCTTTCGAACCAACACTAGAGAGCCACTCGTGATCCAGATTTTTGAGCCCACAAAAAAGAGAATTATTGGTGTCATCCATGTACCTGCACTTCCGGGCGACGCGCTCGGAACCACCCGCAAAGCGGCATTTGATGCGGCGTTGCGCGACCTCGACGCCCTTGCCGACTCGGGAGTGGATGGCATCATCATCGAAAACTTCGGCTCGGTGCCCTTTCATAAGGGCACGCCCTCAGACCCCACTCCACCTCATCAGATCTCCGCGCTAGCCGTCTTGGCGAATATCGCCAAGGAAGGATTTCCTGAGCTAAAGATCGGCATCAACTGTCTTAGAAATGATGCAAAATCTGCCCTTGGGGCGGCCTCGGCTTCTGGCGCAGACTTCATCCGGGTCAACGTCCACGCCTCTTCGTTCGTCACCGACCAAGGGATCATCGAGTCCGACGCTGCAAACACGCTCACCTACAGAAAGCTATTGGGCGGCAACATCGGGATCATGGCAGATATTCTGGTTAAACACTCAGTTCCCCTTGGAGAGACGGACCCCGCGAGGGCTGCCGAAGAATGCGTAGGCAGAGGTCTCGCTGACGCCCTCATCGTATCCGGCCACGGAACTGGGGCTCCGGTGTCCTTGGACGTGCTTCGAGCCGCGAAATCTGGAGCAGCTTCAGCTCCGGTGCTCATTGGTTCGGGCCTAACTCTGGAGAACGCGGCCGAGCTCTTGGCTGAATGCGATGGCGCCATCGTCGGGACCGCGCTCAAAGTTGACGGCATCACGCGCAACCCAGTGGATCCCGCGCGAGTCAAGGCGCTCGCCGCATTCTTCAGATAG
- a CDS encoding ribose-phosphate diphosphokinase, whose translation MDAPLKVFSGSSHPELAQSICDKLGIDLGKSHTVTFSNENMMVQIDENVRECDVFVVQTSTPPVHTHLFELLMIIDALRSASAARITAVMPYIPYIRSDKKDRPRISITARLVADLLETAGADRVLTMDMHTPQAQGFFRIPVDHLMGVGPICERLERDKQDDWILVAADIGEAKDIGKYANRLNLPFAIIDKRREGDDDKPKAVNLIGDVSGKTALVVDDEIASGGTLCEAALYLKAHGAERVIATATHGVLSGKAIERIEQAFIEKVIVTDTIPLARDKRGSKVEVLSVASMFAAAITRIHDGRSVSALF comes from the coding sequence ATGGACGCCCCTCTCAAAGTATTTTCAGGAAGTTCCCACCCTGAGTTGGCCCAGTCTATATGCGACAAATTGGGAATCGACTTAGGTAAATCTCACACCGTGACATTCTCGAACGAGAACATGATGGTGCAAATCGACGAGAACGTACGTGAGTGCGATGTCTTTGTGGTGCAAACCTCGACGCCTCCAGTCCACACCCATCTTTTCGAACTTCTGATGATAATCGATGCGCTTCGTTCGGCCTCGGCTGCCAGGATCACTGCCGTAATGCCCTACATCCCGTACATACGCAGCGACAAAAAGGACAGGCCACGTATCAGCATCACGGCGCGTCTGGTAGCCGACCTCTTGGAGACGGCTGGTGCCGATAGGGTGCTCACAATGGACATGCACACGCCGCAGGCGCAAGGGTTCTTCAGGATTCCCGTAGACCATCTGATGGGCGTCGGGCCTATTTGTGAAAGACTCGAGCGGGACAAGCAAGACGATTGGATCTTGGTGGCGGCTGATATCGGCGAGGCCAAGGATATCGGCAAATACGCGAACCGTCTCAACCTTCCATTTGCCATCATCGATAAAAGACGCGAGGGCGACGACGACAAGCCCAAAGCCGTCAATCTAATCGGGGATGTGAGTGGGAAGACTGCGCTGGTGGTTGATGACGAGATCGCGAGCGGAGGCACACTCTGCGAGGCAGCACTCTACCTCAAAGCCCACGGTGCTGAGCGAGTCATCGCGACGGCTACTCACGGTGTGCTGAGCGGGAAGGCAATCGAGCGAATCGAGCAGGCTTTTATCGAGAAGGTCATCGTCACCGATACCATTCCGCTCGCCCGCGACAAACGTGGGTCCAAAGTAGAGGTGCTGAGCGTGGCGTCGATGTTTGCGGCCGCCATCACGCGAATCCATGATGGTCGCTCGGTGTCCGCGCTTTTTTAA
- the yihA gene encoding ribosome biogenesis GTP-binding protein YihA/YsxC: MKILKAEFIKSGTKASHWPELDWPEIAVAGKSNVGKSSMINCLVERKKLVKTSGTPGHTQTINFFNVNDCLSLVDLPGYGFAKVAKSERATWGAMINGYLSSRPQLLGLVVIMDIRRGVDEDDMQLIHACANLGIQPILVFTKADKFSRNQQFKRRQEISKEIGEAADSLLIFSAKNGQGREELWDRIQQLTQIEDPGAK, from the coding sequence GTGAAAATTCTAAAGGCCGAGTTTATCAAGAGTGGGACCAAGGCTTCGCATTGGCCTGAGCTTGATTGGCCAGAAATCGCGGTGGCTGGGAAGAGTAATGTCGGCAAGTCGAGCATGATCAATTGCCTCGTCGAGCGGAAGAAGCTCGTCAAGACGAGCGGCACGCCTGGCCATACTCAGACGATTAATTTCTTCAATGTGAATGATTGCCTAAGCCTTGTTGACCTTCCTGGGTATGGATTTGCCAAAGTCGCAAAGTCCGAGCGCGCTACCTGGGGCGCGATGATCAACGGTTATCTGAGCTCGAGGCCACAATTGCTCGGCCTGGTGGTCATCATGGATATCCGGCGCGGTGTAGATGAAGACGATATGCAGCTGATTCATGCGTGCGCGAACCTCGGAATTCAGCCGATCTTGGTCTTCACAAAGGCCGATAAGTTTAGCCGAAACCAACAGTTCAAGCGCCGGCAGGAGATCTCGAAAGAAATTGGAGAGGCCGCGGACTCGCTCTTGATTTTTTCGGCAAAGAACGGCCAGGGACGCGAAGAGCTTTGGGACAGAATCCAGCAGTTGACGCAAATCGAAGATCCCGGTGCTAAGTAG
- a CDS encoding metallophosphoesterase family protein, translating into MTKRLAILADIHGNLPALEAVLDDIAGQGVDEVVLAGDLVGRGPQGSAVSSRVRELGLESVRGNHEDYLLDFRKGAVPEEWLSAEEWACTRWMADELSNTDIEFLDALPFSMTRGHANEVRIVHGSSRSYNEGIGPWLQEAEIQEHFDSVEEPVLICAHTHRAHVWRLPQGLVVNVGSVGLPFNRDTRAQYAILERNADSWDVELKQVQYDLNQTRRAFEETGFLDCGGATAALLLKELESATPYLVPFLKWAEVLERPPLLDGVPEFLNFHRPDLPLAEQFARLSALQK; encoded by the coding sequence ATGACCAAAAGGCTCGCTATTCTGGCCGATATTCACGGCAATCTTCCTGCACTTGAGGCCGTTCTCGATGATATCGCTGGCCAAGGCGTTGATGAGGTTGTCCTTGCGGGTGACCTCGTGGGGCGTGGTCCTCAGGGCAGCGCGGTTAGTAGCCGTGTCCGCGAGCTCGGCCTTGAGAGCGTGCGCGGCAACCATGAGGACTACCTTCTAGATTTTCGCAAAGGGGCAGTTCCCGAGGAATGGTTGAGCGCCGAGGAGTGGGCGTGCACCCGCTGGATGGCGGACGAGCTTTCCAACACCGATATCGAATTCTTGGACGCTCTACCCTTCTCGATGACTCGAGGCCACGCAAACGAGGTTCGAATCGTTCACGGCTCGTCTCGCTCGTACAACGAGGGCATCGGTCCTTGGCTCCAAGAAGCTGAGATTCAAGAGCATTTTGATTCCGTGGAAGAACCCGTCTTGATTTGCGCCCACACGCACAGGGCGCATGTTTGGAGGCTTCCGCAGGGGCTCGTGGTCAATGTGGGTTCGGTGGGATTGCCGTTCAATCGCGATACCAGGGCACAATACGCCATTTTGGAAAGAAACGCCGATTCGTGGGACGTGGAACTCAAGCAGGTTCAATACGACCTCAATCAGACGCGTCGCGCCTTTGAGGAGACCGGGTTCTTGGATTGTGGAGGTGCGACCGCCGCGCTCCTGCTCAAAGAGCTCGAGTCTGCCACGCCTTATCTGGTGCCGTTTTTGAAGTGGGCTGAGGTTTTAGAACGCCCTCCACTTCTGGACGGCGTGCCAGAATTCTTGAACTTTCACCGTCCCGACCTTCCCCTAGCAGAACAGTTCGCAAGGTTGAGTGCGCTTCAGAAATAG